The following proteins are co-located in the Echinicola sp. 20G genome:
- a CDS encoding AGE family epimerase/isomerase, translating to MNNEILRGYSQLYKESLLNNVVPFWEKYSPDQTYGGYYTCLDRTGKVYDTDKFVWLQGRQAWMFALLYQNVEPREEWLEISRIGIDFLKKYGSDQNGHFYFSLTREGRPLVQPYNIFSDCFAAMAFGKYGLVTGDTESTDRAVQIFSQILKRRANPKGKYNKVFPKTRDLKNFALPMILSNLCLELEPLLDSKLVEETIDNCIHEVMGDFLDDKTFLIYENRTLDNGFSDSFEGRLLNPGHAIEAMWFIMDIAKRRDDEELLERAVKVMLAQLEYGWDSEYGGIFYFLDVNGNPPQQLEWDQKLWWVHLETLIALAKGYQFTRNPRCWEWFEKVHSYTWEKFYDPTEGEWFGYLNRRGEVLLDLKGGKWKGCFHVPRALYQVWKTFDLCEDESN from the coding sequence ATGAATAATGAAATACTCAGAGGATATAGTCAACTATATAAAGAATCCTTATTGAACAATGTGGTTCCGTTTTGGGAAAAATATTCACCCGATCAAACATATGGAGGTTATTATACTTGTTTGGACAGGACAGGTAAAGTTTATGATACCGATAAGTTTGTATGGCTTCAGGGGCGTCAAGCCTGGATGTTTGCTTTACTTTATCAAAATGTGGAACCAAGGGAAGAATGGTTGGAGATCTCTCGGATAGGGATTGATTTTTTGAAAAAGTATGGAAGTGATCAAAATGGACACTTTTATTTTTCTCTTACCCGTGAAGGTAGACCTTTGGTACAACCTTATAATATTTTCTCAGATTGTTTTGCTGCGATGGCATTTGGTAAGTATGGTTTGGTAACTGGTGATACAGAAAGTACCGATAGGGCCGTTCAAATTTTCTCCCAAATACTTAAGCGTAGAGCAAATCCAAAAGGTAAATACAACAAAGTGTTTCCAAAAACCAGAGACTTAAAGAATTTTGCTTTACCGATGATATTAAGCAACCTGTGCTTGGAACTTGAACCTCTTTTGGATTCAAAATTAGTTGAAGAAACTATAGATAACTGCATTCATGAAGTAATGGGTGACTTTTTGGACGATAAGACTTTTTTGATTTATGAAAACAGGACTTTGGATAATGGTTTTTCTGATAGTTTCGAGGGAAGGTTGCTCAATCCAGGACATGCGATTGAAGCGATGTGGTTTATAATGGATATTGCCAAAAGAAGGGACGATGAAGAACTATTGGAAAGGGCTGTAAAAGTGATGCTTGCTCAGTTAGAATATGGTTGGGACTCAGAATATGGAGGGATATTTTATTTTCTGGATGTAAATGGCAATCCTCCACAACAGCTTGAATGGGATCAAAAACTATGGTGGGTTCATTTGGAAACACTTATCGCACTTGCTAAAGGTTACCAATTTACCAGAAATCCACGTTGCTGGGAATGGTTTGAGAAAGTTCATTCCTATACTTGGGAAAAATTTTATGATCCAACAGAAGGAGAGTGGTTTGGGTATTTGAACAGAAGGGGAGAGGTGCTTCTTGATTTAAAAGGGGGGAAATGGAAAGGTTGCTTCCATGTTCCAAGGGCACTTTATCAGGTATGGAAGACTTTTGACTTATGTGAAGATGAAAGTAACTAA
- a CDS encoding FecR family protein, whose product MKTFSNIEDFLDNPPFKEWVRNGASEGAEFYVKFIDENPDKVELLDKARQIFEGLQTTSIDWTKSNEDDLFDNIKQEINKDNSTLVNRKRKNWSTKIVASVFFGLIVLLAWNNGLFEGFSDQTQVQVADTWTVKVTPSGQKNKIYLPDGTVAFMNSESTIKYDEGFGRRHRNLLLIGEAYFEVTKNKHLPFKVASGEIVTEALGTAFNVNAYNQNSIKVQLTEGKVKVYQEDLESNDMVLAPGEMICFSENKKMKKGNFDLEGSIPWVEGVLLFDKKKFSEIKEELERWFGVKINLKNLPKEDYEFSGKYKKATLKEILESMEHAMQFEYIIENKNVTISFN is encoded by the coding sequence ATGAAAACTTTTTCTAACATAGAAGATTTTCTGGATAATCCACCTTTTAAAGAATGGGTTCGTAACGGCGCATCAGAAGGAGCTGAATTTTATGTAAAATTTATTGATGAAAATCCGGATAAGGTGGAACTTCTGGACAAGGCCCGTCAAATTTTTGAGGGTCTTCAAACAACCTCAATTGATTGGACCAAATCAAATGAAGATGATTTGTTTGATAACATCAAACAGGAAATCAACAAAGATAACTCCACCCTTGTTAACAGGAAGCGTAAGAATTGGTCCACAAAAATTGTCGCTAGCGTTTTCTTTGGCCTAATAGTTTTATTGGCCTGGAATAATGGGTTATTCGAAGGTTTTAGCGATCAAACGCAAGTTCAGGTGGCAGATACTTGGACGGTAAAAGTAACTCCTAGTGGTCAAAAAAATAAAATCTATTTACCCGACGGTACAGTGGCGTTTATGAATTCTGAAAGCACCATTAAATATGATGAGGGATTTGGCCGGAGGCATAGAAACCTTCTCCTGATCGGAGAAGCTTATTTTGAGGTTACTAAAAACAAGCACCTTCCTTTTAAAGTAGCCAGCGGTGAGATAGTCACTGAAGCCTTGGGTACCGCATTTAATGTCAATGCTTACAATCAAAACTCGATCAAGGTACAGTTGACCGAAGGTAAAGTGAAAGTCTATCAAGAAGATTTGGAAAGCAACGATATGGTTTTAGCACCAGGGGAAATGATTTGTTTTAGTGAAAACAAAAAAATGAAAAAAGGAAATTTTGACCTTGAAGGTTCCATCCCATGGGTGGAAGGTGTTCTTTTATTTGATAAAAAAAAGTTTTCTGAAATTAAGGAAGAGCTAGAAAGATGGTTTGGTGTAAAAATTAATCTTAAAAATTTACCAAAAGAAGATTATGAATTTAGTGGGAAATACAAGAAAGCAACCTTGAAAGAGATTCTAGAAAGCATGGAACACGCCATGCAATTTGAATACATAATTGAAAACAAAAATGTAACCATAAGTTTTAACTAA
- a CDS encoding TonB-dependent receptor: MKKTLHALRMVGKFYLYGFVVQLLFLNFIYAAPSKAQESLDITKVHLNIHLKDASLKETFETISKLTEFEFSYKENLFNGAQPVTLNFQEATLENVLINLSRSHQLSFKQVNENISVMSTSKKVEGKAAIIKDVSITGTVVDENNEPIPGVTIMERDSGRGTATDMDGKYSITVSENTSLTFSFIGYITQVIPVESQTVIDVTLLEDTKSLEEVVVVGFGEQKKANLTGAVATVDSKVLESRPVQNVGQMLQGVIPGLNFQTSGLGGELDQNLSFNIRGNGTIGSGSSSSPLVLIDGMDGNMNALNPQDIETITVLKDAAAASIYGSRAAFGVILITTKSGKKGDVKVNYNNNFRFSKPMGLPDMMDSYTFANYYNEAALNAGRTPVFSDEVMERIVQYQNGDIDYATVPNTNGDRWQYYGGSHGNTDWFKEQYKSYSFSQDHNLSVNGGNENATYYLSANYLDQGGLTEYGGDHFNRYSLAGKIDLKINEKVSFNYNSRFVREYYTKATHLNDLFYHNIARRWPTVPLMDPNGHFSQPSEIIQMIEGGTRDNYKDYYYIQGQVKYTPLKNWNIYASGNYRIINQNNSTSTLPAYSYSVDNEPFPIPVYWSAAGHTAISEYNQKDNYFNSNIYSDYAFDFDRGHQFKVMAGFNSELNKYRTLGAARTGLITPTVVSINTATDNFTNSGEYNHWATAGFFGRVNYNYNEKYLFEFNARYDGSSRFIRDKRWNLFNSASLGWNIAREDFWNIESIQMLKLRGSYGELGNQNTDSWYPFYLTQPFSVNSGAWLINGQRPNTASAPGIISQSMTWERVKSYNVGLDLGILDNRLLVNFDYYNRYTLDMVGPAEELPAILGTSVPRVNNADLKSYGFELEINWRDKIGDLSYNVRGILSDDQQKVTKYPNDTYNLSNWYNGRKSGEIWGYTTVGIAKTDAEIESYLETVNQSQMGNNWQAGDIMYADINGDGTINSGNNTLDNSGDRSIIGNSTPRYRYGLDITGQFRNFDFRVFFQGIGKRDWMPNGPYFWGAGGQNMWQAAGFMEHMDFFRDEDSPMVQAGAAEVNLDSYFPRPAFDRGQNNQTQTRYMQNAAYLRLKNLQIGYSLPNQVISRLGISKVRLYVSGENLLTFTKMSKIFDPETVGLSGWNDGKTYPFSTVYSCGLNINF, encoded by the coding sequence ATGAAAAAAACATTACATGCGTTACGTATGGTGGGAAAATTCTATCTATACGGGTTTGTAGTCCAGCTACTTTTCCTGAATTTTATTTACGCAGCTCCTTCCAAGGCGCAAGAATCTTTGGATATTACCAAGGTACACCTGAACATACACTTAAAGGATGCCTCACTAAAAGAGACATTTGAAACGATCAGTAAGCTAACTGAATTTGAATTCAGTTATAAAGAGAACCTTTTTAATGGGGCACAACCTGTTACTCTCAATTTTCAGGAAGCGACTTTAGAAAATGTGTTGATTAACTTATCAAGAAGTCATCAGCTTTCTTTTAAACAGGTAAATGAAAATATAAGCGTAATGTCTACCTCAAAAAAGGTAGAAGGGAAAGCAGCCATTATCAAAGATGTGTCCATCACAGGTACAGTAGTAGATGAAAACAATGAGCCAATACCTGGTGTGACCATTATGGAGAGAGACAGTGGGAGAGGAACAGCTACAGATATGGATGGCAAGTATTCCATTACTGTTTCAGAGAACACTTCTTTAACCTTTTCTTTTATTGGATACATCACGCAGGTGATTCCTGTAGAAAGTCAGACAGTAATTGATGTTACACTTCTTGAAGATACCAAAAGCCTGGAAGAAGTTGTGGTTGTTGGTTTTGGAGAGCAGAAAAAGGCAAATCTTACTGGCGCTGTGGCCACTGTTGATTCAAAAGTCCTAGAGTCAAGGCCTGTACAAAATGTTGGACAGATGCTGCAAGGGGTAATTCCAGGATTGAATTTCCAGACTTCAGGACTTGGAGGTGAATTGGACCAAAATTTAAGTTTTAATATTCGAGGTAATGGAACCATAGGTAGCGGATCAAGTTCCTCTCCTTTGGTGCTTATTGACGGGATGGATGGTAATATGAATGCCTTGAATCCTCAGGATATTGAAACAATTACAGTACTTAAGGATGCAGCAGCGGCTTCGATTTATGGTTCCAGGGCAGCTTTTGGAGTGATCTTGATTACCACAAAGAGCGGTAAAAAAGGAGATGTGAAAGTAAATTATAACAACAACTTCCGCTTCTCAAAACCCATGGGTTTACCGGACATGATGGATTCATATACTTTTGCTAATTATTATAATGAGGCAGCTTTGAATGCGGGTAGAACTCCTGTTTTCAGTGATGAAGTAATGGAGAGGATAGTGCAATATCAAAATGGAGACATTGATTATGCTACTGTTCCAAATACCAATGGTGACCGTTGGCAATATTATGGAGGTTCTCATGGCAATACAGATTGGTTTAAGGAACAATATAAATCCTACTCTTTTTCCCAAGATCATAATTTAAGTGTGAACGGAGGTAATGAGAATGCGACCTATTACCTGTCTGCCAATTATTTGGATCAAGGAGGTTTGACTGAATACGGTGGAGATCATTTCAACAGGTATTCTCTTGCAGGGAAAATAGACCTTAAAATTAATGAAAAGGTAAGTTTTAACTACAATTCAAGGTTTGTTAGGGAATATTATACCAAGGCAACTCATCTTAATGACCTTTTCTATCATAATATTGCCAGAAGATGGCCTACCGTACCTTTAATGGATCCAAACGGGCATTTTTCTCAGCCAAGTGAAATTATCCAAATGATAGAAGGTGGAACTCGAGATAACTATAAAGACTACTATTATATTCAAGGTCAGGTAAAATACACCCCGTTAAAAAATTGGAATATATATGCCAGTGGAAATTACAGAATAATCAACCAAAATAATTCCACTAGTACATTGCCTGCTTATTCCTACTCGGTTGATAATGAGCCTTTCCCGATCCCAGTTTATTGGTCAGCAGCTGGTCACACGGCAATTTCCGAATATAATCAGAAAGACAATTACTTCAATTCAAACATTTACTCTGATTATGCTTTTGATTTTGATAGAGGGCATCAGTTTAAGGTGATGGCTGGGTTTAATTCAGAATTAAATAAGTACAGAACGTTAGGCGCGGCCAGAACAGGTTTGATAACACCAACTGTGGTATCAATCAATACAGCTACGGATAATTTCACCAACTCTGGAGAATATAACCATTGGGCGACTGCTGGTTTTTTTGGTCGGGTAAACTATAATTATAATGAAAAATACTTGTTCGAATTCAATGCCCGATATGATGGGTCATCAAGGTTTATAAGAGACAAAAGATGGAACCTATTTAATTCTGCTTCATTGGGCTGGAATATTGCTAGAGAAGATTTTTGGAATATTGAATCAATCCAAATGCTTAAGTTGAGAGGCTCATATGGTGAGTTGGGAAATCAAAATACAGACAGTTGGTATCCATTTTACCTTACTCAGCCCTTTTCGGTCAATAGTGGAGCATGGTTAATCAATGGACAAAGACCAAATACGGCATCAGCCCCTGGTATTATTAGTCAATCCATGACTTGGGAGCGCGTGAAGAGTTATAATGTAGGCTTGGACTTGGGTATTTTGGACAACCGTCTTTTGGTCAACTTTGATTATTACAATAGGTATACTTTGGATATGGTTGGTCCTGCAGAAGAACTTCCCGCTATATTGGGCACTTCAGTTCCAAGAGTTAATAATGCTGATTTAAAGTCTTATGGTTTTGAATTGGAAATTAATTGGAGAGATAAAATTGGTGATTTGTCTTATAATGTGCGAGGAATACTATCAGATGATCAACAGAAAGTGACCAAATACCCTAATGATACCTATAACCTTTCCAATTGGTATAATGGTAGGAAAAGTGGAGAGATTTGGGGATATACTACTGTGGGTATAGCCAAAACTGATGCGGAAATAGAGTCTTATTTGGAAACTGTAAACCAAAGCCAAATGGGCAATAATTGGCAGGCAGGTGATATTATGTATGCCGATATCAATGGTGATGGTACCATCAATAGCGGAAATAATACCTTGGACAATTCTGGTGATAGAAGTATTATTGGAAACTCTACTCCTCGCTATCGCTATGGTCTAGATATCACTGGACAGTTTAGAAATTTTGATTTTAGAGTCTTCTTCCAAGGAATTGGAAAAAGAGATTGGATGCCAAATGGACCTTATTTCTGGGGAGCCGGTGGCCAGAATATGTGGCAAGCAGCAGGCTTTATGGAGCATATGGATTTTTTCAGGGATGAAGATTCACCAATGGTACAGGCAGGAGCTGCCGAAGTCAACTTAGATAGTTATTTCCCTAGGCCGGCCTTTGATCGGGGACAGAACAATCAGACACAGACAAGATATATGCAAAATGCAGCTTATCTAAGATTAAAGAATCTTCAAATAGGGTATTCATTACCAAACCAAGTTATTTCAAGATTAGGCATTTCGAAAGTTAGGCTTTATGTGTCAGGTGAAAACCTGTTGACTTTCACGAAGATGTCTAAAATATTTGACCCAGAGACAGTGGGGCTTAGTGGCTGGAACGATGGAAAGACTTACCCATTCTCGACAGTTTACTCATGCGGTCTGAATATCAACTTCTAA
- a CDS encoding RNA polymerase sigma factor — protein MDDIALWECFKQGNDKAFEFIYRCHAKSLYGYGHRFTKDTELIADVIQDVFVKVWDSRKNIVINKSISFYLIKAFRHLMIKKIKELNLSESLDEYNSQINFEYYMEEVLEKSKISQHNNSRTFLELEKLPSRQKEAIYLRFIEELPYENISEIMGVKIPYIYNLIFKGLKTLKENIVSTKTIKISVLLILNFLQ, from the coding sequence ATGGATGATATAGCTTTATGGGAATGCTTTAAGCAAGGAAATGATAAAGCTTTCGAGTTTATCTATAGGTGTCATGCCAAAAGCTTATATGGTTATGGTCATCGTTTTACTAAAGATACTGAATTAATAGCTGATGTAATTCAAGATGTATTTGTGAAAGTTTGGGACTCAAGAAAGAATATTGTTATTAATAAGTCCATCTCATTCTATTTAATAAAAGCTTTTAGGCATTTAATGATTAAAAAGATTAAAGAACTTAACCTGAGTGAATCATTAGATGAATATAATTCTCAAATCAACTTTGAATATTACATGGAGGAAGTTTTAGAGAAATCAAAAATTTCCCAGCACAACAATAGTAGAACATTTTTAGAACTTGAAAAACTTCCTTCTCGACAAAAAGAGGCTATATATCTTCGTTTCATCGAGGAATTGCCCTATGAAAACATATCCGAAATTATGGGAGTAAAGATTCCTTATATCTATAATCTTATTTTTAAAGGGTTGAAAACTTTAAAAGAAAATATTGTTTCTACCAAAACAATTAAAATTTCAGTCTTATTAATTTTGAATTTTCTTCAATAA
- a CDS encoding exo-alpha-sialidase — translation MKKVKEIRFVLLGSFMALLFFGRCTSQILAQESVVQVKVKAHYIPLIKGKINDVISIDFKLEKDITLDDLMLRIEGGDAMESLIAYELIGEGKDKKRIPIAELVELKNEMKLRIDKEFLAGDHNLVISIQPKKSASLLGKVDVSLERIDFKNRDASIEQVGINKPLRLATSLRTAGDDGIAAFRIPGLVTTAKGSLIGVYDVRYNSSVDLQEDVDVGMSRSTDGGKSWEPMQIIMDMGEWGGKPQIENGIGDPAILVDPMDNTIYVLALWMHGKPGKRAWFSSGQGFSPEETGQLMLVKSIDDGRTWSKPLNITSQIKKKEWKLMFDGPGKGITMKDGTLVFAGQFKDENDMPHSTIIYSKDKGETWHIGTGAKTNTTEAQVVELKDGSLMLNMRDNRGGSRSISVTKDLGKTWTEHSSSRSALVEPVCMGSLISYSESRTASNSSYLFFSNPAATDGRYNMTIKFSENEGRSWSEGLLLDGGHGWGYSCLTVIDDQHLGILYESSQAHMTFQIVPIPEIVKAK, via the coding sequence ATGAAAAAAGTAAAAGAAATCAGGTTTGTTCTATTAGGAAGTTTTATGGCACTGTTGTTTTTTGGGCGGTGCACTAGTCAAATACTTGCGCAAGAAAGTGTCGTTCAAGTCAAAGTGAAAGCGCATTACATTCCCTTAATTAAAGGTAAAATCAACGATGTCATCTCTATCGATTTTAAACTGGAAAAGGACATCACCCTGGATGATTTGATGTTAAGAATTGAAGGTGGGGATGCTATGGAGTCTTTGATAGCCTATGAGCTGATTGGTGAAGGTAAGGATAAAAAAAGAATACCAATTGCAGAATTAGTAGAGTTAAAAAATGAGATGAAATTGAGGATTGACAAAGAGTTTTTAGCAGGTGATCATAATTTGGTAATAAGTATCCAGCCCAAGAAAAGTGCCTCCTTATTGGGTAAAGTTGATGTATCATTGGAAAGAATAGATTTCAAAAATAGGGATGCCTCTATTGAACAAGTTGGAATAAATAAACCTCTTCGATTGGCAACCAGTTTAAGAACAGCGGGTGATGATGGAATAGCAGCCTTCCGCATTCCAGGCTTGGTAACCACTGCAAAAGGCAGTTTGATTGGAGTTTATGATGTGAGGTACAATAGTTCTGTGGATTTGCAAGAGGATGTAGATGTTGGAATGAGTCGAAGTACCGATGGTGGTAAAAGTTGGGAGCCCATGCAAATCATTATGGACATGGGAGAGTGGGGAGGTAAGCCTCAGATAGAAAATGGGATAGGTGATCCTGCCATATTGGTAGATCCAATGGATAATACAATCTATGTATTGGCATTATGGATGCATGGAAAACCAGGGAAGCGTGCTTGGTTTAGTTCTGGACAAGGTTTTAGCCCTGAGGAGACAGGACAATTGATGTTGGTCAAAAGTATAGATGATGGGCGGACATGGTCAAAACCTTTAAATATTACTTCCCAAATAAAGAAAAAGGAGTGGAAACTGATGTTTGATGGACCGGGTAAAGGGATTACAATGAAAGATGGTACGCTGGTGTTTGCTGGTCAATTTAAGGATGAAAATGATATGCCTCACAGTACCATAATTTACAGTAAAGATAAGGGTGAAACCTGGCATATAGGGACTGGAGCAAAAACCAACACAACCGAAGCTCAGGTAGTTGAATTGAAAGATGGAAGTTTGATGTTGAATATGAGGGATAACCGAGGAGGATCCAGATCCATATCGGTTACTAAGGATCTGGGAAAAACATGGACTGAACATTCCTCAAGCCGGTCAGCTTTGGTGGAGCCTGTATGTATGGGCAGCTTGATCAGTTATTCAGAAAGCAGAACAGCCAGTAACTCGTCTTATTTATTTTTTTCAAACCCTGCCGCTACGGATGGTAGGTATAATATGACCATTAAGTTTAGCGAAAATGAAGGCAGGTCTTGGTCTGAAGGGCTGCTGTTGGATGGTGGTCATGGTTGGGGATATTCCTGTCTTACAGTCATTGATGATCAGCATTTGGGAATACTTTATGAAAGTAGCCAAGCCCATATGACTTTTCAAATTGTTCCAATCCCTGAAATAGTGAAAGCCAAATAG
- a CDS encoding sodium/solute symporter (Members of the Solute:Sodium Symporter (SSS), TC 2.A.21 as described in tcdb.org, catalyze solute:Na+ symport. Known solutes for members of the family include sugars, amino acids, nucleosides, inositols, vitamins, urea or anions, depending on the system.): MRAGIYLSYILFFLFLIPEAHGQASPRSSLGDIVYGALPDLPPEVSNGLSLGYAGMFAGVHENVLILAGGANFPEKEPWRGGEKKYYQTVHVLEKEKNGYRWVEGLELRLPDRIAYGTSISTSQGVLCIGGENENTIFKKVYLLKWNIDKRQVEIQYLPDLPIPLTNASGGLIGNEVYLAGGESKQVSDAFWSLNLEFEQQQWKRLQSWPGEPRSHTMAAVQNNGEYDCFYLFGGRKKRQDGISDLYNDAFCYDPKLKEWKEISPIKDNQGKPITLSAGTVAAQGAGHIVFYGGVQGGTFNKLEGYASSISASTDSVKTNLLIEQRNRILENHSGFDGKVLVYHTVTDSWQSLDDLPFKTPVTTTAVKWGDKVILPSGEVNPGTRNPEIKTVSFQNMTQFGWVNYTVLGVYLGSLVLMGVLISGKQHSTEDFFKAGGRVPWWAAGISIFGTQLSAITFMAIPAKTFATDWTLFFLLMTIIMVAPVIIYIFLPFFRRLEITTAYEYLELRYNRTVRLVGSLLYVGLQMGRLGIVLLLPSLALSVVTGIDVTFCILIMGLLSILYTVLGGIEAVIWTDVIQVVVLLGGALVCLGFIFYEINSSPEELWTLIKEKQKTRVFNMDFDFTGTSFWVVLIGGIAANIVQYGSDQTVIQRYLTTKNEKTAANGIATGALMALPSALIFFSIGTALYLFYKFNPMELSPVVENADSIFPFYIVTQLPAGVSGLLIAAVFAAAMSSLDSSMNSVATVITTDFYNKLFPKDAVGKKSLVFARWVTIIVGVFGTGFALVMAGLGIPSLWDQFNMIIGLFAGGLGGVFLIGMLSEKVNGKGALLGLLCSAIVQIGVKYGTDLSIHLYALTGLTSAMVMTYLCSFFFEQHQDLHGLTVYTLKDKKQAIKKENLEEVKL, from the coding sequence ATGAGAGCAGGTATATACTTAAGTTATATTTTATTTTTTCTATTTCTTATCCCGGAAGCCCATGGGCAAGCTAGTCCAAGAAGTAGTTTGGGGGATATTGTGTATGGAGCACTTCCGGATTTGCCTCCAGAGGTAAGTAATGGTCTTTCGCTTGGCTATGCAGGAATGTTTGCCGGGGTTCATGAAAATGTTCTTATTCTGGCAGGTGGAGCTAATTTCCCAGAGAAGGAACCTTGGAGGGGTGGAGAGAAAAAATATTATCAAACAGTCCATGTCCTTGAAAAGGAAAAAAATGGTTACCGTTGGGTGGAAGGCTTGGAGCTGCGATTACCAGATCGGATAGCTTATGGAACCAGTATTAGTACCTCACAGGGTGTTTTGTGCATAGGTGGAGAAAATGAAAATACCATCTTTAAAAAAGTTTATTTGCTAAAATGGAATATAGACAAGAGGCAGGTAGAAATTCAATATCTACCCGATTTACCTATACCTCTGACCAATGCCTCTGGAGGTTTGATAGGAAATGAAGTGTATTTAGCAGGAGGGGAAAGTAAGCAAGTATCCGACGCATTTTGGAGTTTAAACTTAGAGTTTGAGCAACAGCAATGGAAAAGGCTCCAAAGTTGGCCGGGTGAGCCGCGTTCTCACACGATGGCAGCTGTTCAGAATAATGGAGAATATGACTGTTTTTATTTATTTGGAGGAAGGAAAAAAAGACAAGATGGTATTAGCGATCTATATAATGATGCATTTTGTTATGACCCTAAATTGAAAGAATGGAAAGAAATCAGCCCTATTAAAGATAATCAAGGAAAGCCCATAACGCTCTCTGCTGGAACTGTGGCAGCACAGGGAGCTGGACATATTGTGTTTTATGGAGGGGTACAAGGTGGGACTTTTAATAAATTGGAAGGTTATGCATCTTCCATCTCTGCTTCCACCGACTCTGTAAAGACTAATTTATTGATCGAACAAAGAAATCGTATTCTGGAAAACCATTCTGGATTTGATGGCAAAGTATTGGTATACCATACGGTAACTGATAGTTGGCAAAGCCTGGATGATCTTCCTTTTAAAACACCAGTGACCACAACTGCAGTTAAGTGGGGAGATAAGGTGATCTTGCCTTCAGGAGAAGTTAATCCAGGAACTAGAAATCCTGAAATCAAAACGGTAAGTTTTCAGAATATGACACAATTTGGTTGGGTCAATTATACCGTTTTGGGCGTGTATTTGGGTTCTTTGGTTTTAATGGGGGTTTTGATTTCTGGAAAACAGCACTCCACGGAAGATTTCTTCAAAGCTGGGGGAAGAGTGCCTTGGTGGGCAGCTGGAATAAGTATCTTTGGCACCCAACTTAGTGCTATTACCTTTATGGCCATACCTGCAAAAACCTTTGCCACGGACTGGACCTTGTTCTTTCTTTTGATGACCATCATTATGGTAGCTCCGGTGATTATTTATATTTTCTTACCTTTCTTTCGAAGGTTAGAGATTACCACAGCTTATGAGTACCTTGAGTTAAGGTATAATCGGACTGTTCGTTTAGTAGGAAGCTTGTTGTATGTTGGACTGCAGATGGGACGTTTGGGAATTGTCCTACTTTTACCTTCTTTGGCTTTATCTGTGGTGACTGGAATTGACGTGACTTTTTGTATATTGATTATGGGACTTTTAAGTATCCTTTATACAGTTCTGGGAGGTATAGAGGCTGTGATTTGGACAGACGTGATTCAAGTGGTTGTACTATTGGGAGGCGCTTTGGTTTGCTTGGGATTCATCTTTTATGAAATCAATTCAAGCCCAGAAGAATTATGGACGCTGATAAAGGAAAAACAAAAGACAAGGGTTTTTAATATGGACTTTGACTTTACAGGAACCAGTTTTTGGGTAGTTTTGATAGGAGGGATTGCCGCCAATATTGTTCAATACGGTAGTGACCAGACTGTAATCCAGAGGTATTTAACTACCAAAAATGAAAAAACTGCTGCCAATGGAATTGCTACAGGGGCATTGATGGCATTGCCTTCAGCATTGATTTTCTTTAGTATTGGGACAGCATTGTATCTTTTTTATAAGTTCAATCCAATGGAGCTTAGTCCTGTAGTAGAAAATGCAGATAGTATTTTTCCATTTTACATTGTAACCCAATTACCGGCAGGGGTTTCCGGATTACTAATAGCTGCAGTATTTGCTGCGGCCATGTCCAGTTTGGACAGTAGCATGAACTCTGTGGCCACAGTAATTACAACGGATTTCTATAATAAACTATTCCCGAAGGATGCTGTTGGAAAAAAATCCCTGGTATTTGCCAGATGGGTAACCATTATTGTTGGGGTATTTGGGACAGGGTTTGCACTGGTAATGGCAGGTTTGGGCATACCCTCATTGTGGGATCAGTTCAATATGATCATTGGTCTTTTTGCCGGAGGACTAGGCGGGGTTTTTCTAATAGGCATGCTATCAGAAAAGGTGAATGGTAAAGGGGCCTTGTTGGGTCTTTTATGTAGTGCAATAGTTCAAATAGGGGTGAAATATGGCACGGATCTGAGTATTCACCTTTACGCCCTGACTGGTCTGACCAGCGCTATGGTAATGACCTATTTGTGCAGTTTCTTTTTTGAACAACATCAAGATCTTCACGGATTGACGGTATATACCTTAAAGGACAAAAAGCAGGCAATAAAAAAAGAGAATCTAGAAGAAGTTAAATTATGA